The Mycolicibacterium doricum genome includes a region encoding these proteins:
- a CDS encoding metallophosphoesterase family protein, which produces MRFLHTADWQLGMTRHFLNGEAQPRYSAARREAVVALGALAAQAKAEFVVVAGDVFEHNQLSPREVSQSLEAMRTIGVPLYLLPGNHDPLDASSVYTSALFTAERPDNVTVLDHPGVHTVRPGLELVAAPWRSKAPTSDLVGDVLADLPADGVTRIVVGHGAVDLIDPGKEKAALIGLATVEAALTRGAVHYVALGDKHSRTDVGATGRVWYSGSPEATNYDDIETDSGHVLVVDIDEDDDLRRVRVRSERLGRWRFVTLTRSVDDSRDVADLDLNLDLMPDKERTVVRLGLTGSLTVTDKAALDECLHKYSRLFAALTEWERGTDIAVLPADGEFDDLGVGGFAAAAVDELVEAARADGDRAEDARAALALLLRLVERSEVA; this is translated from the coding sequence ATGCGATTCCTGCATACCGCCGACTGGCAGCTCGGGATGACCCGCCACTTCCTCAACGGCGAGGCGCAGCCCCGGTATTCGGCGGCCCGGCGCGAGGCCGTCGTCGCGCTCGGCGCGCTGGCGGCCCAGGCGAAGGCGGAGTTCGTGGTGGTCGCCGGCGACGTGTTCGAACACAATCAGCTCTCCCCACGCGAGGTCAGCCAGTCGCTCGAGGCCATGCGGACCATCGGGGTCCCGCTCTATCTGCTGCCCGGAAACCACGACCCGTTGGACGCGTCCTCGGTATACACCAGCGCGCTGTTCACCGCCGAACGCCCGGACAACGTCACCGTCCTCGATCACCCCGGTGTCCATACGGTGCGGCCGGGGCTTGAACTTGTCGCGGCGCCGTGGCGGTCGAAGGCTCCGACGAGCGATCTGGTCGGTGACGTACTTGCCGATCTCCCCGCCGACGGTGTGACGCGCATCGTCGTCGGCCATGGTGCGGTGGACCTCATCGACCCGGGAAAGGAGAAGGCGGCGCTCATCGGGCTGGCCACCGTGGAGGCGGCGCTGACGCGCGGCGCGGTGCACTATGTCGCGTTGGGGGACAAGCACTCTCGCACCGATGTCGGCGCCACCGGCCGGGTCTGGTACTCAGGGTCGCCGGAGGCCACCAACTACGACGACATCGAAACTGACTCCGGGCATGTCCTGGTGGTCGACATCGACGAGGACGACGACCTGCGGCGTGTGCGAGTGCGCAGCGAGAGGTTGGGGCGCTGGCGGTTCGTCACGCTGACCCGATCGGTCGACGACAGCCGCGACGTCGCCGATCTCGACCTCAACCTCGACCTCATGCCGGACAAGGAGCGCACGGTGGTCCGCCTCGGACTGACCGGGTCGCTCACCGTCACCGACAAGGCCGCTCTGGACGAGTGTCTGCACAAGTACTCCCGGCTGTTCGCGGCGCTCACTGAGTGGGAGCGGGGGACCGACATCGCGGTCCTGCCCGCTGACGGTGAATTCGACGATCTGGGTGTCGGCGGGTTCGCGGCCGCGGCCGTCGACGAGTTGGTCGAGGCCGCCCGCGCCGACGGCGACCGCGCGGAGGACGCCCGCGCCGCGCTCGCCCTGCTCCTGCGCCTGGTCGAACGAAGCGAGGTCGCATGA
- a CDS encoding DUF3558 domain-containing protein, with protein MSRSARTLAAVAALLAALTMLLGCTRTVEGTAARAGSGGGPSNNDSERQYPNLLKECDVLTEDILAETVGADPLDIQSTFVGAVCRWQAANPAGLVDITRFWFEEGSLDNEQETAQKLEYQIENRSVAGVPSIVMRPGDPNGSCGVASDAGGVVGWWVNPQAPGIDACGMAIKLMELTLATNS; from the coding sequence ATGAGCCGCTCTGCACGGACTCTGGCCGCGGTGGCCGCGCTGCTGGCCGCCCTGACCATGCTGCTGGGCTGCACCCGTACCGTCGAGGGCACCGCGGCGCGCGCCGGCTCCGGCGGTGGGCCGAGCAACAACGACTCCGAACGGCAGTATCCGAACCTGCTCAAAGAGTGCGACGTGCTGACCGAGGACATCCTGGCCGAAACGGTCGGCGCGGACCCGCTCGACATCCAGAGCACCTTCGTGGGCGCCGTCTGCCGCTGGCAGGCCGCCAATCCCGCCGGCCTGGTGGACATCACCCGCTTCTGGTTCGAGGAAGGCAGCCTCGACAACGAGCAGGAGACGGCCCAGAAGCTCGAGTACCAGATCGAGAACCGGTCGGTGGCCGGGGTGCCGTCGATCGTGATGCGACCCGGCGATCCCAACGGGTCGTGCGGCGTGGCCAGCGATGCGGGCGGTGTGGTCGGCTGGTGGGTCAACCCGCAGGCCCCGGGGATCGACGCCTGCGGGATGGCGATCAAGCTGATGGAGCTGACGCTCGCCACCAACTCCTAG
- a CDS encoding DUF3558 domain-containing protein: MHGVNTSTPTTGRTRNVKALAALATAVMPLLAACSSDPEPGAPGEAPQSTQAQQDVKHGPFFPQCGGISDQTMSQLTEVPGLVNTATTSVGCQWLAGGSIVGPHFSFTHFRGSPIGRERKTEELSRTSVEDINIEGHDGFIATGDDLTLGTNLCEIGIQFDNDFIEWSVSFADKPFPDPCEVAKELTRQSIVNSR, translated from the coding sequence GTGCATGGCGTGAACACCAGCACGCCCACGACGGGACGGACCCGCAACGTGAAGGCGCTGGCCGCGCTGGCGACGGCCGTGATGCCGCTGTTGGCCGCCTGTTCCTCGGACCCTGAGCCCGGGGCGCCGGGTGAGGCGCCGCAGAGCACGCAGGCCCAGCAGGACGTCAAGCACGGCCCGTTCTTCCCCCAGTGCGGTGGAATCAGCGACCAGACCATGAGCCAGCTCACCGAGGTGCCGGGTCTGGTGAACACCGCGACGACGTCGGTGGGCTGCCAGTGGCTGGCCGGCGGCAGCATCGTGGGGCCGCACTTCTCGTTCACCCATTTCCGTGGCAGCCCCATCGGGCGTGAGCGCAAGACCGAGGAGCTGTCGCGCACCAGCGTCGAGGACATCAACATCGAGGGCCACGACGGATTCATCGCGACGGGCGACGATCTGACGCTGGGCACCAACCTGTGTGAGATCGGCATCCAGTTCGACAACGACTTCATCGAATGGTCGGTCAGCTTCGCCGACAAACCGTTCCCGGACCCATGTGAGGTGGCCAAAGAGCTCACCCGCCAGTCGATTGTGAATTCCCGATGA
- a CDS encoding ABC transporter ATP-binding protein, giving the protein MLLGLLRQYAQPFRGLLWVVAALQVVSTFASLYLPTVNAAIIDDGVAKGDTGTIVELGMVMLGVTALQVVCAVGAVYFGSRAGMGFGRDLRSAIFDRVTRFSAEDTARFGAPSLLTRTTNDVGQIQRLVQLTCTMLITAPIMSVGGIFMAIHQDAGLSWLLLVSIPVLALANYWIVSHLLPIFRRMQQLIDNINRVMRDQLTGLRVIRAFAREPLERDRFADANQRLSDTALDAGRWQALMLPVTTLVINVSSVALIWFGGLRIDAGQMQVGSLIAFLSYFMQILMAVLMATFMLIVIPRAAVCAERIGEVLATRPGIDSPPDAVRPDTVRGEIRLEGATFCYPGADRPVVEEISLTAYPGATTAIVGSTGSGKSTLISLMCRLYDVTGGSIRVDGTDLRDYDIERLWSLIGLVPQRGYLFSGTVADNLQLGAAPGHVATEEEMWDALRVAAAEDFVRAHADGLQRRVAQGGMNFSGGQRQRLAIARAVIRRPAVYLFDDALSALDVHTDARVRASLREVSAEATVIVVSQRLSTVAQADQVIVLDDGRVVGVGTHESLLADCPTYAQFAESQSVDADVGGGP; this is encoded by the coding sequence ATGCTCTTGGGTCTGCTGCGGCAGTACGCGCAGCCGTTCCGCGGACTGCTCTGGGTGGTCGCCGCACTCCAGGTCGTCAGCACTTTCGCCTCGCTGTACCTGCCGACTGTGAACGCCGCGATCATCGACGACGGCGTCGCCAAGGGCGACACCGGGACCATCGTCGAACTGGGCATGGTGATGCTCGGCGTCACCGCGCTGCAGGTGGTGTGCGCGGTCGGCGCGGTGTACTTCGGGTCGCGGGCCGGTATGGGGTTCGGCCGTGACCTGCGCTCGGCGATCTTCGACCGGGTGACGCGGTTCTCCGCGGAGGACACCGCGCGGTTCGGCGCGCCGTCGCTGCTCACCCGCACCACCAACGACGTCGGCCAGATCCAGCGGCTTGTGCAGTTGACGTGCACGATGCTCATCACCGCGCCAATCATGTCAGTCGGCGGCATCTTCATGGCGATCCACCAGGATGCGGGGCTGTCGTGGCTGCTGCTGGTGAGCATCCCGGTGCTGGCGCTGGCCAACTACTGGATCGTGTCGCATCTACTGCCGATTTTCCGGCGCATGCAACAGCTCATCGACAACATCAACCGGGTCATGCGCGATCAACTCACCGGCCTGCGGGTGATCCGCGCTTTCGCCCGCGAACCGCTCGAACGCGACCGCTTCGCCGACGCCAACCAGAGGCTGTCGGACACGGCCCTCGACGCCGGCCGCTGGCAGGCTCTGATGCTGCCGGTGACGACGCTGGTCATCAACGTCTCGAGCGTCGCGCTGATCTGGTTCGGCGGTCTGCGCATCGACGCCGGTCAAATGCAGGTCGGTTCACTGATCGCGTTCCTGTCCTACTTCATGCAAATCCTGATGGCCGTGCTGATGGCCACGTTCATGCTGATCGTCATCCCGCGGGCGGCGGTCTGCGCCGAACGGATCGGCGAGGTGCTGGCCACCCGACCGGGCATCGACAGCCCGCCCGACGCCGTCCGGCCGGACACCGTGCGCGGAGAGATCCGCCTGGAGGGCGCCACCTTCTGTTATCCGGGCGCCGACCGGCCGGTCGTCGAAGAGATCTCGCTGACCGCGTATCCCGGGGCGACGACGGCGATCGTCGGGTCCACCGGGTCCGGCAAATCCACCCTGATCTCGCTGATGTGCCGTCTCTACGACGTCACCGGCGGCAGCATCCGGGTCGACGGGACCGACCTCCGCGACTACGACATCGAACGGCTGTGGTCGCTGATCGGGCTGGTACCCCAGCGCGGCTACCTGTTCAGCGGCACCGTGGCCGACAACCTGCAGCTCGGGGCGGCCCCGGGACACGTTGCGACCGAGGAAGAGATGTGGGATGCGCTGCGGGTGGCCGCCGCCGAGGACTTCGTGCGCGCACACGCCGACGGGCTGCAGCGGCGCGTCGCCCAGGGCGGGATGAACTTCTCCGGCGGACAGCGGCAGCGGCTGGCGATCGCGCGCGCCGTCATCCGCAGGCCCGCGGTGTACCTGTTCGACGACGCGCTGTCCGCGCTCGACGTCCACACCGACGCCCGGGTCCGCGCGTCGCTGCGCGAGGTGTCGGCCGAGGCCACCGTCATCGTCGTGTCACAACGGCTCTCCACCGTCGCACAGGCCGACCAGGTGATTGTCCTCGACGACGGCCGCGTCGTCGGCGTCGGCACGCACGAGTCACTGCTCGCCGACTGCCCGACGTACGCGCAGTTCGCCGAATCGCAGTCGGTGGACGCCGACGTCGGCGGTGGCCCGTGA
- a CDS encoding ABC transporter ATP-binding protein, with protein sequence MGRPMRGLLQAPAERTRDFKGSAFRLVRRLVPQRTLTTAVIGLGVVGIALGVLGPRILGHATDLLFNGVIGRGLPAGLTKEQAIEAAQARGDSAFADLLSGMAVVPGQGVDFGAVARTLALALGVYLVAALLVWIQARTLNVVVQRTMVRLRADVEDKVHRLPLSYFDTRQRGEVLSRVTNDVDNIQTSLTITISQLLTSLLTIVAVLVMMLTISPLLTLLTVVTVPLSLLAIRWITQRSQRLFVAQWRNTGRLNAHIEETYSGFTIVKTFGHRTAAQQKFRELNDEVYQSSFGAQFFSGLVSPATGFIGNLSYVAVAVVGGLQVATGQVTIGNIQAFIQYVRQFNQPLAQVAAMYNTLQSGIASAERVFELLDAEEQPADPVTPLPPTRGRVEFEHVHFGYQPGTPVIEDLSLVAEPGATVAIVGPTGAGKTTLVNLLMRFYDVDSGRVLLDGIDISTVSRHSLRSRIGLVLQDTWLFAGTIYDNIAYGRPGATSEEVIEAARTAHVDHFVHTLPDGYDTRVTDDGGSISAGEKQLITIARAVLAQPQLLVLDEATSSVDTRTELLIQQAMAALRRDRTSFIVAHRLSTIRDAGLILVMESGRIVERGTHDELVARRGEYWSMTQV encoded by the coding sequence ATGGGCCGGCCGATGCGCGGCCTTCTGCAGGCGCCGGCCGAACGCACCCGCGACTTCAAAGGCTCCGCCTTTCGCCTGGTCCGGCGGCTCGTCCCGCAGCGCACGCTCACCACGGCGGTGATCGGACTCGGGGTGGTGGGCATCGCGCTCGGGGTGCTCGGCCCGCGGATCCTCGGACACGCGACTGACCTGTTGTTCAACGGGGTGATCGGCCGAGGGTTACCCGCGGGGCTGACCAAGGAGCAGGCCATCGAGGCGGCCCAGGCGCGCGGGGACTCGGCGTTCGCCGACTTGCTGTCCGGGATGGCCGTCGTGCCCGGACAGGGCGTGGACTTCGGCGCCGTCGCGCGCACCCTGGCGCTGGCTCTTGGTGTGTATCTCGTTGCAGCGCTCCTGGTGTGGATCCAAGCCCGGACCCTCAACGTCGTCGTGCAGCGCACCATGGTCCGGTTGCGCGCCGACGTCGAGGACAAGGTGCACCGGCTTCCGCTGTCCTACTTCGACACCCGCCAGCGCGGTGAGGTGCTCAGCCGCGTCACCAACGACGTGGACAACATCCAGACCTCGCTGACCATCACGATCAGCCAGCTGCTGACCTCGCTGCTGACGATCGTCGCGGTGCTGGTGATGATGCTGACGATCTCACCGCTGCTCACCCTGCTCACCGTGGTGACCGTGCCGCTGTCGCTGCTGGCGATCCGCTGGATCACCCAGCGCAGTCAGCGGCTGTTCGTCGCGCAGTGGCGCAACACGGGCCGGCTCAACGCCCACATCGAGGAGACCTACAGCGGTTTCACGATCGTCAAGACGTTTGGGCACCGCACCGCCGCACAGCAGAAGTTCCGCGAGCTCAACGACGAGGTGTACCAGTCCAGCTTCGGCGCCCAGTTCTTCTCGGGGCTGGTCTCGCCGGCGACGGGGTTCATCGGCAACCTCAGCTACGTAGCGGTCGCCGTCGTCGGGGGCCTCCAGGTGGCGACAGGACAAGTCACGATCGGCAACATCCAAGCGTTCATCCAGTACGTCCGCCAGTTCAACCAGCCGCTGGCCCAGGTCGCCGCGATGTACAACACGCTGCAGTCCGGGATTGCCAGCGCCGAGCGCGTCTTCGAACTGCTCGACGCCGAGGAGCAGCCCGCCGATCCGGTGACGCCGCTGCCCCCAACCAGGGGCAGGGTCGAGTTCGAACACGTCCACTTCGGCTACCAGCCCGGTACACCGGTCATCGAGGACCTGTCACTGGTGGCCGAACCGGGCGCCACCGTGGCCATCGTCGGGCCGACCGGTGCGGGCAAGACGACGCTGGTCAACCTGCTGATGCGGTTCTACGACGTCGACTCCGGCCGGGTCCTGCTCGACGGCATCGACATCTCCACGGTCAGCCGACACTCCCTGCGCTCGCGGATCGGCCTGGTGCTGCAGGACACCTGGCTGTTCGCCGGCACGATCTACGACAACATCGCCTACGGCAGGCCCGGCGCGACGTCAGAGGAGGTGATCGAGGCCGCGAGAACCGCACACGTCGACCACTTCGTCCACACGCTGCCCGACGGTTACGACACCCGGGTCACCGACGACGGCGGCTCGATCAGCGCCGGCGAGAAACAGCTGATCACGATCGCCCGCGCGGTACTGGCCCAACCGCAGCTGCTGGTACTCGACGAGGCGACCAGTTCGGTGGACACCCGCACCGAACTGCTCATCCAACAGGCGATGGCCGCACTGCGCCGCGACCGGACCAGTTTCATCGTCGCCCACCGTCTGTCGACCATCCGCGACGCGGGTCTGATCCTGGTCATGGAGTCCGGCCGCATCGTCGAACGCGGAACCCACGACGAGCTCGTCGCCCGTCGCGGCGAATACTGGTCCATGACACAGGTTTGA
- a CDS encoding AIM24 family protein produces MTGQWLPDPDGRHQFRWWDGQGWTDQVSSHGQVMRAPLAGAPATPAPTQAPVGGDGFAGISGDLVDGRFGEKDATPIANQNTKMLRVRLGEPFMARQGAMVAYQGNVDFSFEGGGASKFLKKALTGEGLPLMRCQGQGDVFLAERSYDVHLLRLTDSGLSISGKNVLAFSAGLDWNIERVRGGSIATGGLFNTTLRGTGWVALTTDGPPVVLDAAEAPTFADTNAVVAWSANLQTQLKASFKAGALIGRGSGEALQVAFHGQGFVIVQPSEGILVPTQ; encoded by the coding sequence TTGACCGGTCAATGGCTGCCCGACCCCGACGGCCGCCACCAGTTCCGTTGGTGGGACGGACAGGGCTGGACCGACCAGGTGTCCAGCCACGGCCAGGTGATGCGGGCACCATTGGCTGGAGCGCCCGCCACACCGGCACCCACCCAGGCGCCGGTGGGTGGCGACGGGTTCGCCGGTATCTCCGGCGACCTGGTCGACGGCCGGTTCGGCGAGAAGGACGCCACCCCGATCGCCAACCAGAACACCAAGATGTTGCGGGTGCGTCTCGGCGAACCGTTCATGGCGCGGCAGGGGGCGATGGTGGCCTACCAGGGCAACGTCGACTTCTCCTTCGAGGGCGGTGGCGCGTCGAAGTTCCTGAAGAAGGCGCTCACCGGCGAAGGGCTGCCGCTGATGCGGTGCCAGGGTCAAGGCGACGTGTTCCTCGCCGAACGAAGCTACGACGTGCACCTGCTCAGACTCACCGACAGCGGCCTGTCGATCAGCGGCAAGAACGTGCTCGCCTTCTCGGCGGGGTTGGACTGGAACATCGAGCGGGTGCGCGGCGGCAGCATCGCCACCGGCGGCCTGTTCAACACCACGCTGCGCGGCACGGGGTGGGTCGCGTTGACGACCGACGGCCCTCCGGTGGTTCTCGATGCCGCCGAGGCGCCCACCTTTGCCGACACCAACGCCGTCGTCGCGTGGTCGGCAAACCTGCAGACCCAGCTCAAGGCGAGTTTCAAGGCTGGTGCGCTGATCGGCCGCGGATCCGGTGAGGCACTGCAGGTGGCCTTCCACGGACAGGGTTTTGTGATCGTGCAACCGTCCGAGGGCATCCTGGTGCCGACGCAGTGA
- a CDS encoding heavy-metal-associated domain-containing protein, with translation MSLKLEVEGMSCAHCVASITKAVQPLPGVTGVTVDLDAAAVTVTGEPDKAAVVTAIEDCGYDVRSTA, from the coding sequence ATGAGCCTGAAACTGGAAGTCGAAGGTATGAGCTGCGCACACTGCGTTGCCAGCATCACCAAGGCCGTGCAGCCGTTGCCCGGTGTCACCGGCGTCACCGTGGACCTCGATGCCGCCGCCGTCACCGTCACCGGTGAACCCGACAAGGCCGCCGTCGTCACCGCCATCGAGGATTGCGGATACGACGTCCGCTCCACGGCATGA
- a CDS encoding heavy metal translocating P-type ATPase produces MSSVVLDVGGMTCASCAARVEKKLNKIDGVSASVNYATEQATVTYPETVRPEDLVAVVEATGYTATLPTPESEEPEPPRPDEAAAWRQRLAISAALSIPVVLLSMIPALQFDNWQWLTLTLASPVVVWGAWPFHRAAWVNLRHGAATMDTLISVGVSAAYLWSLWALFFTHAGMPGMTMSFDLLPSDTGDVHLYLEVAAAVTTFLTAGRYFEARAKRQSGAALRALLGMGAKDVAILRGSQEVRIPVGELSVGDQFVVRPGEKIATDGVVVSGSSAVDMSMLTGESVPVEKGPGDDVVGATVNVGGRLTVRATRVGADTQLAQMARLVNEAQSGKAEVQRLADRVSAVFVPVVIGLSLLTLAGWLLAGGPVSAAFTAAVAVLIIACPCALGLATPTALLVGTGRGAQLGILIKGPQMLESTRRVDTVVLDKTGTVTTGQMSVVATFADEATMRLFGAVESASEHPIARAIAAHAGEHGELPAVEEFVNHGGSGVSGVVDGHRVAAGRLGWLTETVAAPVPDDLRAAAEAAEAEGQTPVWFAADGAICGVVVVSDTVKDNAADAIADLRALGLTPVLLTGDNRRAAEAVARQVGIEVGPASVIAEVLPRDKVEAVRRLQRDGKVVAMVGDGVNDAAALAQSDLGLAMGTGTDAAIEASDLTLVTGDLRAVPDAIRLSRATLGTIKGNLFWAFAYNVAALPLAAFGLLNPLIAGAAMAFSSVFVVTNSLRLRRFTPSR; encoded by the coding sequence ATGAGTTCCGTCGTCCTCGACGTCGGCGGTATGACCTGCGCGTCCTGCGCGGCCCGCGTCGAGAAGAAGCTCAACAAGATCGACGGCGTCAGCGCGTCGGTGAACTACGCGACCGAACAGGCCACCGTCACCTACCCCGAGACCGTGCGCCCGGAGGACCTGGTCGCGGTCGTGGAGGCCACCGGTTACACCGCGACGCTGCCCACCCCTGAATCCGAGGAGCCCGAGCCGCCCCGGCCGGACGAGGCCGCCGCATGGCGACAGCGGTTGGCGATCTCCGCGGCGCTGAGCATCCCGGTGGTGCTGCTGTCGATGATCCCGGCACTGCAGTTCGACAACTGGCAGTGGCTGACCTTGACGCTCGCCTCCCCCGTCGTGGTGTGGGGTGCGTGGCCGTTCCACCGGGCCGCGTGGGTGAACCTGCGCCACGGCGCGGCCACCATGGACACGCTGATCTCGGTTGGCGTGAGCGCCGCGTATCTGTGGTCGCTGTGGGCGTTGTTCTTCACCCACGCAGGGATGCCGGGGATGACGATGTCGTTCGACCTGCTGCCGTCGGACACCGGCGACGTGCACCTCTACCTTGAGGTCGCCGCCGCGGTGACCACCTTCCTCACCGCGGGCCGCTACTTCGAGGCGCGGGCCAAACGGCAGTCCGGAGCGGCGCTGCGCGCACTGCTCGGCATGGGCGCCAAAGACGTCGCGATCCTGCGCGGTTCGCAGGAGGTCCGGATTCCCGTCGGCGAGCTGAGCGTCGGCGACCAGTTCGTGGTGCGGCCGGGCGAGAAGATCGCGACCGACGGGGTGGTGGTGTCCGGTTCCTCGGCCGTCGACATGTCCATGCTGACCGGTGAGTCCGTGCCCGTCGAAAAGGGGCCCGGCGACGACGTCGTGGGCGCGACAGTCAACGTGGGCGGCCGGCTCACGGTGCGCGCCACCCGGGTCGGCGCCGACACCCAGCTGGCGCAGATGGCCCGACTGGTCAACGAGGCGCAGAGCGGTAAGGCCGAGGTACAGCGGCTGGCCGACCGGGTGTCGGCAGTTTTCGTCCCGGTCGTCATCGGGCTCTCGCTGCTGACCCTGGCCGGGTGGCTGCTGGCAGGCGGACCGGTCAGCGCGGCGTTCACCGCAGCTGTCGCCGTGCTGATCATCGCCTGTCCGTGCGCACTCGGCCTGGCCACGCCGACCGCACTGCTCGTCGGCACGGGCCGCGGCGCCCAACTGGGCATCCTGATCAAGGGCCCGCAGATGCTGGAGTCGACGCGCCGCGTCGACACCGTCGTACTGGACAAGACCGGAACCGTCACGACGGGGCAGATGTCGGTCGTCGCCACATTCGCCGACGAGGCGACGATGCGACTGTTCGGTGCCGTGGAGAGCGCGTCGGAGCACCCCATCGCCCGCGCGATCGCGGCGCACGCCGGCGAGCATGGCGAGCTACCAGCGGTCGAGGAGTTCGTGAACCATGGGGGCAGCGGCGTCAGCGGTGTCGTCGACGGGCACCGCGTCGCGGCAGGACGGCTGGGCTGGCTGACCGAGACCGTCGCGGCGCCGGTACCCGACGACCTGCGCGCCGCCGCCGAGGCGGCGGAGGCCGAGGGACAGACGCCGGTGTGGTTCGCCGCCGACGGAGCAATCTGTGGGGTCGTCGTCGTCTCCGACACGGTCAAGGACAACGCGGCCGACGCGATCGCCGACCTGCGCGCGCTGGGGCTGACCCCGGTGCTACTCACCGGCGACAACCGACGCGCCGCGGAGGCGGTGGCCCGGCAGGTCGGTATCGAGGTGGGGCCCGCAAGCGTGATCGCCGAGGTGCTGCCGCGCGACAAGGTCGAGGCCGTCCGGCGGCTGCAGCGCGACGGCAAGGTCGTGGCGATGGTCGGTGACGGGGTGAACGACGCCGCCGCGCTGGCGCAGTCCGACCTCGGCTTGGCCATGGGCACCGGCACCGATGCGGCGATCGAGGCGTCGGACCTCACCCTGGTGACCGGCGACCTGCGTGCCGTTCCGGACGCGATCCGACTGTCACGCGCCACGCTGGGCACCATCAAGGGAAATCTGTTCTGGGCCTTCGCCTACAACGTCGCTGCGCTGCCCTTGGCGGCGTTCGGTCTGCTCAACCCGCTCATCGCCGGCGCGGCGATGGCCTTCAGCTCGGTGTTCGTGGTCACCAACAGCTTGCGGCTGCGCCGGTTCACCCCGTCGCGCTGA
- a CDS encoding HIT family protein codes for MSCVFCDIVAGDAPAIRVYEDADYLGILDIRPFARGHTLVIPKRHSVDLTDTPPETVAGMARIGQRIAKAARRSGLHADGNNVVINDGKAAFQTVFHVHLHVLPRRGGDKLSFAKNMLLRRDPDREESGRLLREALAELDRTP; via the coding sequence ATGTCTTGTGTGTTCTGCGACATCGTCGCCGGCGATGCGCCCGCCATCCGCGTCTACGAGGATGCCGACTACCTGGGAATCCTCGACATCCGCCCGTTCGCCCGCGGCCACACCCTGGTGATCCCGAAGCGTCACAGCGTGGACCTCACCGACACCCCGCCGGAGACGGTCGCCGGTATGGCCCGCATCGGGCAGCGCATCGCCAAGGCGGCCCGCCGCTCGGGACTGCACGCCGACGGCAACAACGTCGTCATCAACGACGGTAAGGCGGCCTTCCAGACGGTGTTCCACGTCCATCTGCACGTGCTGCCCCGCCGTGGCGGCGACAAGCTGTCGTTCGCCAAGAACATGTTGCTGCGCCGAGACCCCGACCGCGAGGAATCGGGCCGGCTGCTGCGAGAGGCACTCGCCGAACTCGACCGCACGCCGTAG
- a CDS encoding nitroreductase family deazaflavin-dependent oxidoreductase, translated as MSHLSPVEQVGLRLLKLHDLLYKKSGGRVGHRIPGAPPSLLLHTVGAKTGKVRSTTLSYARDGANYLVVASMGGAPRSPGWYHNLKANPNVEINIGTKRLAVTAQPVLPDDPDYARLWRIVNDKTSNRYDAYQKRTTRPIPIVVLKP; from the coding sequence ATGAGCCACCTCTCCCCCGTCGAACAGGTCGGACTGCGGCTGCTGAAGCTGCACGACCTGCTGTACAAGAAGTCAGGCGGCCGAGTCGGCCACCGGATTCCCGGCGCCCCGCCGAGCCTGCTGCTGCACACGGTGGGCGCCAAGACCGGTAAGGTCCGCAGTACCACACTCAGCTACGCCCGCGACGGCGCCAATTACCTCGTGGTCGCGTCGATGGGCGGGGCGCCGCGGTCGCCGGGCTGGTACCACAACCTCAAGGCCAACCCGAACGTCGAGATCAACATCGGTACGAAACGCCTGGCCGTGACGGCGCAGCCGGTGCTGCCCGACGATCCGGACTACGCCCGGTTGTGGCGGATCGTCAACGACAAAACCTCCAATCGCTACGACGCCTACCAGAAACGCACGACGCGGCCCATCCCGATCGTCGTGCTCAAGCCATAG